A part of Brachybacterium faecium DSM 4810 genomic DNA contains:
- a CDS encoding subtilisin-like serine protease (PFAM: Subtilase family; Peptidase inhibitor I9; Domain of Unknown Function (DUF1034)~TIGRFAM: LPXTG-motif cell wall anchor domain) — MSTAAAAPEALTPPAAPAAPSPLEGVPGISDELSSAPVDVLVLLEDQPASLSMSQESSRLRDQQALIDTWSQEHGLELDRQFGYLVNGFSASVPGDQLAALSLEPEVRSVRRERVYERTEHTARDLEGVPAAFETHGVDGTGMVISVIDSGIDPSHPALRLDDCDDAAITEINPAPEADFTCKVPDGYNYADESYVIKDSVVDAHGQHVGGIAAANGSAGDEPGDFVETGELDGVAPNAQLLAMKVFSNSGGGATDSDIVAAIEDSVKLDADVINMSLGSSNGQKNASDASSLAIEAARDAGVVSVIAAGNDGQNFSADGVADDLYGLHDDGTVGSPGTLGSALTVASIDNAALTQLMAYVNEESEGVPYSPATGTQDGQPHPLVDLGLALETDTEGKDLDGAYALIERGEIAFTEKYENAIAAGAGGVIVSNTEDAPFGMAGVESFTLPGITVTQSVGAQLREAAAGGDATIRITDDLDVRENPTALEPSSFTSWGTTPSLDLEPEISGIGGNVYSTYNDGTYGMNSGTSMASPNVAGMAALVLQHLEQSRPEITGAERVDLAKVMLMNTALIPEDADTETPSASPRQVGAGLAQVDRALDSQVIATVDGEGAAALREIDGSATFTATLTSSAQEDLEFTLPEVALLAETNEAGETTTVRPSAGTVTAPEAVTVPAGGTASVEVTVSPEAGEDHFTGGWVRFASGTDAQPDLSIPFLGFAGDWNAEEIILPADETLEGVGVQSELITSWGGSTLPLDSKIGTFFLSPNGDGDMDTIAANLVPMRNASDIRYSVLDGEGELITVLGEEQGLYRSLLGDWAEPEDPRELQWTGATFDGTIYDPQAVDYAALPDGDYTYRVETRLSPDHAWQSTDFDFGIDATPPEIEFGPYEAGLLSFTVLEEGSGVLAPPTVTSAAGEEIEVIEAPGGDGYSVEVDPQEVPFVTVSVLDAGFNLGVATKVFAPSTLLIAGGAQLENDVFGPQSMLVQEGSLLLSGYVSGDITSVRVGEETVETPEGRFRHLVPLSEGEQELLVEGLDAEGEVVQEQSLTVTYDSIPPELAVTEMETDEQGRALLDEDGRITVRGTLTDERDGAELSVSAGETEGEVDADGAFEITVTPGEDAAAFTLSASDGVNTDSQSFAISGREQETEWGMPEVTNADCVLASGACFVPADTGDISEDGSVFTLRGEYPAGGTLTLTPTAVLGEDGVRREEGPIRAEIAEDGSFSAPLPVSTGENHFRMVVEDADGTVRFDRGVRFYVDVTAPTLRVDEPTLVGGTLYTDSEQVTVAGTASDDGWGYGLSLNDSIVIERFDIGSPGEESNTRDFSTEITVADGDTLLIEFYDSNGNVLLGLVPVILDQDVPRIDIEGLADEDTVDDGREVEVAATDENLAALQVMVDGEVVHESTTDLATQEHALEDTLIDLRDLQSADAQEPDADDRDAGDRDAEEPAADAPGEVVTSGARTTAVQDTLTAAVPTADLADGAHTLTVVATDLAGGTATETLDFQIAPPAEEIEISGPASVELSIHREELGDQAALAETVLDSCTVTLDGDARAAEEAGIGLRLAPDTVLVEGEQEVTALAVDSSGEPLIDAAGEPVALGLTVAVALEEVTLTAGEVTATATFRSDDTLTAALEPAAEEEGRVLVLANAHGSLESVITVPGDEGETVLRLLADGTRLPVASSWEDGVLTFSGPSQGTYLLLAAAAADGSGDGSGSGDGSGNGAGEGDGAAGGNADGTGSGDGSGDGDSTGAGSGTGTGAGTGVGDGTGGGSSGGPLARTGAEILVPLGVAVALLLGGGALVALRRRR; from the coding sequence GGATCTCCGATGAGCTCTCCTCGGCCCCGGTCGACGTCCTCGTGCTGCTCGAGGACCAGCCCGCGAGCCTCTCGATGTCCCAGGAGAGCTCGCGCCTGCGGGACCAGCAGGCGCTGATCGACACCTGGTCGCAGGAGCACGGGCTCGAGCTGGACCGCCAGTTCGGCTACCTCGTCAACGGCTTCTCCGCCTCCGTGCCCGGCGATCAGCTCGCCGCGCTCTCGCTCGAGCCCGAGGTGCGCTCCGTGCGGCGGGAGCGGGTCTACGAGCGCACCGAGCACACCGCCCGCGACCTCGAGGGCGTCCCCGCCGCCTTCGAGACCCACGGGGTGGACGGCACCGGCATGGTCATCTCCGTCATCGACTCCGGCATCGACCCGAGCCATCCGGCGCTGCGGCTCGACGACTGCGACGACGCGGCCATCACCGAGATCAATCCCGCCCCCGAGGCGGACTTCACGTGCAAGGTGCCCGACGGCTACAACTACGCCGACGAGAGCTACGTGATCAAGGATTCCGTGGTCGACGCGCACGGCCAGCACGTGGGCGGCATCGCGGCCGCCAACGGCTCCGCGGGGGACGAGCCCGGGGACTTCGTCGAGACGGGCGAGCTGGACGGCGTCGCCCCCAATGCGCAGCTGCTCGCGATGAAGGTGTTCTCGAACTCCGGCGGCGGCGCCACCGACTCCGACATCGTCGCGGCGATCGAGGACTCGGTGAAGCTCGACGCCGACGTCATCAACATGTCGCTGGGCTCCTCCAACGGGCAGAAGAACGCCTCCGATGCGAGCTCCCTCGCGATCGAGGCGGCCCGTGACGCGGGCGTCGTCTCCGTGATCGCGGCCGGCAACGACGGCCAGAACTTCTCGGCCGACGGCGTCGCCGATGACCTCTACGGCCTCCACGACGACGGCACCGTCGGCTCCCCGGGCACCCTCGGCTCCGCGCTCACCGTCGCCTCGATCGACAATGCCGCGCTCACCCAGCTCATGGCGTACGTGAACGAGGAGAGCGAGGGCGTGCCCTACTCGCCGGCGACCGGCACCCAGGACGGGCAGCCGCACCCCCTGGTGGACCTGGGCCTCGCACTGGAGACGGACACCGAGGGGAAGGACCTCGACGGCGCCTACGCCCTCATCGAGCGCGGCGAGATCGCCTTCACCGAGAAGTACGAGAACGCGATCGCGGCCGGCGCCGGCGGCGTCATCGTGTCCAACACCGAGGACGCCCCCTTCGGCATGGCCGGGGTGGAGAGCTTCACGCTCCCCGGCATCACCGTCACCCAGTCCGTCGGCGCGCAGCTGCGCGAGGCGGCGGCGGGCGGGGACGCCACGATCCGGATCACCGACGATCTGGACGTGCGCGAGAACCCCACGGCGCTGGAGCCGTCGTCGTTCACCTCCTGGGGCACCACGCCGTCGCTCGACCTCGAGCCCGAGATCTCCGGCATCGGCGGCAATGTGTACTCGACCTACAACGACGGCACCTACGGCATGAACTCCGGCACCTCCATGGCCTCGCCGAACGTGGCCGGCATGGCGGCGCTGGTGCTGCAGCACCTCGAGCAGAGCCGTCCCGAGATCACCGGCGCCGAGCGCGTGGACCTCGCCAAGGTCATGCTGATGAACACCGCGCTGATCCCCGAGGACGCGGACACGGAGACCCCGTCGGCCTCGCCCCGGCAGGTCGGGGCGGGCCTGGCCCAGGTGGATCGGGCGCTGGACTCCCAGGTGATCGCGACCGTGGACGGCGAGGGCGCGGCCGCGCTGCGGGAGATCGACGGCTCCGCCACCTTCACCGCGACGCTCACCAGCAGCGCGCAGGAGGACCTGGAGTTCACCCTGCCCGAGGTGGCGCTGCTCGCCGAGACCAACGAGGCCGGCGAGACGACCACGGTGCGGCCCTCCGCCGGCACCGTCACCGCGCCCGAGGCCGTGACCGTGCCCGCCGGAGGCACCGCGAGCGTCGAGGTCACCGTCAGCCCCGAGGCGGGGGAGGACCACTTCACGGGCGGCTGGGTCCGCTTCGCCTCCGGCACCGACGCGCAGCCGGATCTGTCGATCCCGTTCCTCGGCTTCGCCGGTGACTGGAACGCCGAGGAGATCATCCTCCCGGCCGACGAGACCCTCGAGGGCGTGGGCGTGCAGAGCGAGCTGATCACCTCGTGGGGCGGCTCGACGCTCCCGCTGGACAGCAAGATCGGCACGTTCTTCCTCTCGCCCAACGGCGACGGCGACATGGACACCATCGCGGCGAACCTGGTGCCGATGCGCAACGCCTCGGACATCCGCTACTCGGTGCTCGACGGCGAGGGCGAGCTGATCACGGTGCTCGGAGAGGAGCAGGGCCTGTACCGCAGCCTGCTCGGCGACTGGGCGGAGCCCGAGGACCCGCGCGAGCTGCAGTGGACGGGTGCGACCTTCGACGGCACGATCTACGACCCGCAGGCGGTGGACTACGCCGCCCTGCCCGACGGGGACTACACCTACCGGGTCGAGACCCGGCTCAGCCCGGACCATGCGTGGCAGAGCACCGACTTCGACTTCGGCATCGACGCGACCCCGCCCGAGATCGAGTTCGGGCCCTACGAGGCCGGGCTGCTCAGCTTCACCGTGCTCGAGGAGGGCTCCGGCGTGCTCGCCCCGCCCACCGTGACCAGCGCCGCGGGGGAGGAGATCGAGGTGATCGAGGCGCCCGGCGGTGACGGCTACTCCGTCGAGGTGGACCCGCAGGAGGTCCCGTTCGTCACGGTCTCGGTGCTGGACGCCGGCTTCAACCTGGGCGTGGCCACGAAGGTCTTCGCTCCCTCGACCCTGCTGATCGCCGGCGGCGCGCAGCTCGAAAACGACGTCTTCGGCCCGCAGTCGATGCTGGTGCAGGAGGGGTCGCTGCTGCTGAGCGGCTACGTCTCCGGGGACATCACCTCGGTGCGGGTCGGGGAGGAGACGGTCGAGACCCCCGAGGGCCGCTTCCGCCACCTGGTCCCGCTTTCCGAGGGGGAGCAGGAGCTCCTCGTCGAGGGGCTCGACGCCGAGGGCGAGGTGGTCCAGGAGCAGAGCCTCACGGTCACCTACGACTCCATCCCGCCCGAGCTCGCCGTCACCGAGATGGAGACCGACGAGCAGGGCAGGGCGCTCCTCGACGAGGACGGCCGGATCACCGTGCGCGGCACCCTCACCGACGAGCGGGACGGCGCCGAGCTCAGCGTCAGCGCCGGCGAGACAGAGGGCGAGGTCGATGCCGACGGCGCCTTCGAGATCACCGTGACGCCCGGAGAGGACGCGGCGGCCTTCACGCTGTCCGCCTCCGACGGGGTCAACACCGACTCGCAGTCCTTCGCGATCTCCGGCCGCGAGCAGGAGACCGAGTGGGGGATGCCCGAGGTCACCAACGCCGACTGCGTGCTCGCCTCGGGCGCGTGCTTCGTGCCCGCGGACACCGGCGACATCAGCGAGGACGGCAGCGTGTTCACCCTGCGCGGCGAGTACCCGGCCGGCGGCACCCTCACCCTCACCCCGACCGCCGTGCTCGGCGAGGACGGCGTGCGCCGGGAGGAGGGGCCGATCCGCGCCGAGATCGCCGAGGACGGCAGCTTCAGCGCTCCGCTGCCCGTCTCCACCGGCGAGAACCACTTCCGCATGGTGGTCGAGGACGCCGACGGCACCGTCCGCTTCGACCGGGGCGTGCGCTTCTACGTGGACGTCACGGCACCGACCCTGCGCGTCGACGAGCCCACCCTGGTGGGCGGCACCCTCTACACCGACAGCGAGCAGGTGACCGTGGCCGGCACCGCCTCCGACGACGGCTGGGGCTACGGCCTCTCGCTCAACGACTCGATCGTCATCGAGCGCTTCGACATCGGCAGCCCGGGGGAGGAGTCCAACACCCGCGACTTCTCGACCGAGATCACGGTGGCCGACGGCGACACCCTGCTGATCGAGTTCTACGACTCGAACGGCAACGTGCTGCTGGGCCTGGTCCCGGTGATCCTCGACCAGGACGTGCCCCGGATCGACATCGAGGGCCTCGCCGACGAGGACACCGTCGACGACGGCCGGGAGGTCGAGGTCGCCGCGACCGACGAGAACCTCGCCGCCCTGCAGGTGATGGTGGACGGCGAGGTGGTCCACGAGTCGACCACCGACCTCGCCACCCAGGAGCATGCGCTCGAGGACACCCTGATCGACCTGCGCGACCTGCAGTCCGCCGATGCGCAGGAGCCTGACGCGGACGATCGTGATGCGGGGGACCGTGACGCGGAGGAGCCCGCCGCGGACGCGCCGGGCGAGGTCGTGACCTCCGGCGCGCGGACCACCGCCGTGCAGGACACCCTCACGGCCGCGGTGCCGACGGCGGATCTCGCCGACGGCGCGCACACCCTCACGGTCGTCGCGACCGACCTCGCCGGCGGCACCGCCACCGAGACCCTGGACTTCCAGATCGCGCCGCCCGCGGAGGAGATCGAGATCAGCGGTCCCGCGTCGGTGGAGCTGAGCATCCACCGCGAGGAGCTCGGGGACCAGGCCGCACTGGCCGAGACGGTGCTCGACTCCTGCACGGTGACCCTGGACGGTGACGCCCGGGCCGCCGAGGAGGCCGGCATCGGGCTGCGTCTCGCGCCCGACACCGTCCTCGTCGAAGGGGAGCAGGAGGTGACCGCTCTCGCGGTGGACTCCTCCGGCGAGCCGCTCATCGATGCCGCGGGCGAACCGGTCGCCCTCGGCCTCACCGTGGCCGTCGCGCTCGAGGAGGTGACGCTCACCGCGGGGGAGGTCACCGCGACCGCCACCTTCCGCAGCGATGACACGCTCACCGCCGCGCTCGAGCCGGCCGCGGAGGAGGAGGGCCGCGTGCTGGTGCTCGCCAACGCCCACGGCTCCCTCGAGTCCGTGATCACCGTGCCCGGTGACGAGGGGGAGACGGTGCTGAGGCTCCTCGCCGACGGCACCCGCCTGCCCGTCGCATCGAGCTGGGAGGACGGCGTGCTCACCTTCTCCGGCCCGTCGCAGGGCACCTACCTGCTCCTCGCCGCCGCCGCGGCGGACGGCTCCGGCGACGGCTCGGGATCCGGCGACGGGTCCGGGAACGGCGCGGGCGAGGGCGACGGTGCGGCCGGCGGGAACGCCGACGGCACCGGCTCCGGTGACGGCAGCGGCGACGGCGACAGCACCGGAGCCGGCAGCGGCACGGGCACCGGTGCCGGGACGGGTGTTGGCGACGGGACGGGCGGAGGCAGCTCCGGAGGCCCGCTGGCCCGCACCGGCGCAGAGATCCTCGTCCCGCTCGGCGTGGCCGTCGCGCTGCTGCTCGGCGGGGGAGCGCTCGTGGCGCTGCGCCGGCGCCGCTGA